In Spodoptera frugiperda isolate SF20-4 chromosome 13, AGI-APGP_CSIRO_Sfru_2.0, whole genome shotgun sequence, the following are encoded in one genomic region:
- the LOC118270319 gene encoding erythroid differentiation-related factor 1, whose amino-acid sequence MDDLENENDQKRTKSRSPSPGIKSTAVVKYTAFQSPVGYARLQCNTDLNMPPSNWGAAIDSYGLKQILTRGTGLSSFRMAHMFPDCVGEVDVISGAECIKKLLKLPYQPNGTVSMMVHRVENTLLLDDFDVYDYLMKSEWSWLKDFFYENILKTMSEQERMSLRLSPPSSALQLTHKFLSHSVAQRPNGPATQPLPHIAASVCLADKRPFLPEPETRAEEPPNEHLYNRNVLWTFEDIHMLIGSDLPIFGDKDRPCVSLRLRDTREPINVLTGIDYWLDNLMCNVPEVLMCYHLDGIVQKYEPMKTEDLPNMEHSKFSPKVIRNVAQNILSFLKSNATKAGHTYWLFKGPHDDVVKLYDLTSLCPDSLDNPFTTPVAMLLYRVARNMRMTNRSKHVRQLLEHVIELLKEERYPQIIASSHYMLADLYVPATTNPANPDFKDDNVDSDCEDPDLYPPQAEDVSSEHAEDAVEVPEKAEGSEKAEGSEKAEGSEKAEGSEKAEGSEKGDGSEKGDGSENVEGSEKGEGSENVEGSEKGEVSDAEGESALALQIRGLALRDIGDKVRNTVEECKQSSSVGSGVGTAPPDRCGRALSHALKGLLALHHVTIHKSKEEERERIKQQIIVEEQHPKMANPYEPIKMSYEPISKSKSEGKEHTSRSRRRKRERKQSEKCGNFLIETNSTVDKNAIQILKDKKVYPTWHEPNRDDNFAWKLHLKTLLYEKICLAYAILAEYSYVNEQYGFSLKYIDMASKCQKLLSNMIIKSKVVDPGCLLGRVGDNFFQMSKNWHRMEQFKKQFGTDHDIDAKIRLELENDMTEEVEHAVNDEFELDISLPSSEVSAMLKSMSAYRLAASVPAPRRAELLRRLASVGNELAVRHMNDGQQLYAKYTEEEDPESRKAKLLLKQFVSTSRKSLECLDEATEIFKQVNDIPNLALLYCNKGRYLRYRVHCDQGGFTQEKRRMYNEAEQLYQAALGLLGPREACGAASVWELVAWELSCHVYTRAVLMQDSTDSAFEVSEVSDALKHALKHCLLSPGPRQYLYQFRAAMIYHRLGSLYHSQYRLTSEEGPRRRTLFVACRSHYEQASNLFAALEDANMFLTVQMEHVALLEGQAVLSPNLKLKSLQSAVQLLRQSHSIMKVLKEKDPEEKEKIEETDEKNLKGEFSLLCLYESRLHFILKSIIQYCLSKSNKDYEKMRDTYKKLYSVSLRIKKNEDIRLFAASICDVLANMDEISKAF is encoded by the exons atggacgACTTGGAAAACGAAAATGATCAAAAGCGAACGAAg agtCGCAGTCCCTCCCCGGGAATCAAATCGACAGCGGTGGTGAAGTACACCGCGTTCCAGAGCCCTGTGGGCTACGCTCGGTTACAATGTAACACGGATCTGAACATGCCTCCCTCCAATTGGGGGGCGGCCATTGACTCATATGGACTAAAGCAGATATTGACCAGGGGCACTGGGCTATCCAg CTTCAGGATGGCGCACATGTTCCCCGACTGTGTGGGGGAAGTAGACGTGATATCCGGCGCGGAGTGCATCAAGAAACTACTCAAGTTGCCCTACCAACCTAATGGAACA GTAAGCATGATGGTGCACCGCGTGGAGAATACTCTACTGTTGGACGATTTCGACGTGTACGATTACCTGATGAAGTCCGAGTGGTCCTGGCTGAAGGATTTCTTCTACGAGAACATTTTGAAGACAATGTCTGAGCAG GAGCGTATGTCGCTGCGCCTGTCGCCGCCGTCGTCGGCGCTGCAGCTGACGCACAAGTTCCTGTCGCACAGCGTGGCGCAGCGCCCCAACGGGCCCGCGACACAACCGCTCCCGCACATCGCGGCCTCCGTCTGTCTCGCTGACAAAC GCCCATTCCTCCCAGAACCAGAGACGCGTGCGGAGGAACCTCCGAACGAGCATTTATACAACCGCAACGTGCTCTGGACCTTCGAGGACATACACATGCTCATAGGGAGCGACCTGCCCATCTTCGGAGACAAGGACCGGCCCTGCGTCAGTCTCCGGCTCAGGGACACGCGGGAGCCCATAAACGTTCTCACAGGCATCGACTACTGGCTCGACAACCTCATGTGCAACGTCCCTGAAGTCCTCATGTGCTACCATCTCGATGGAATCGTCCAGAAATATGAACCCATGAAGACCGAAGACCTACCCAACATGGAACATTCAAAATTCTCACCCAAAGTCATTAGAAACGTTGCCCAGAATATCCTATCTTTCTTAAAGTCCAATGCAACTAAAGCTGGGCATACTTATTGGTTGTTCAAAGGCCCTCATGATGACGTGGTGAAGCTATACGACCTGACGTCTCTATGTCCTGATAGCTTGGACAATCCGTTCACTACTCCGGTCGCCATGTTACTCTACCGCGTGGCTAGAAACATGCGTATGACGAACAGGTCTAAACATGTCCGTCAGTTGCTGGAACACGTCATAGAGCTGCTGAAAGAAGAGAGGTATCCTCAAATTATAGCGTCCTCCCACTATATGCTCGCTGATTTGTACGTACCTGCTACTACGAATCCTGCTAATCCAGATTTTAAAG ATGACAACGTAGACTCAGATTGTGAAGATCCAGATTTATATCCCCCCCAAGCTGAAGACGTTAGCTCAGAACACGCAGAAGACGCCGTCGAAGTGCCAGAAAAGGCAGAGGGATCCGAAAAGGCGGAGGGATCTGAAAAGGCAGAGGGATCCGAAAAGGCAGAGGGATCCGAAAAAGCGGAAGGATCGGAAAAGGGGGACGGATCTGAGAAGGGGGACGGATCTGAAAACGTAGAAGGATCTGAAAAGGGAGAGGGATCCGAAAATGTAGAGGGATCTGAAAAGGGGGAGGTATCTGACGCCGAAGGAGAATCGGCTCTTGCCCTCCAGATCCGAGGCTTGGCTCTCAGAGATATAGGGGACAAGGTCCGGAATACCGTTGAA GAGTGCAAGCAGTCGTCGTCAGTAGGGAGCGGGGTGGGCACGGCGCCCCCCGACCGCTGCGGCCGCGCGCTGTCACACGCACTCAAGGGGCTACTGGCACTGCATCATGTCACCATACACAAGTCTAAG GAAGAAGAACGCGAGcgtataaaacaacaaataatagtAGAAGAACAACACCCCAAAATGGCGAATCCGTACGAACCAATCAAAATGAGTTACGAACCTATTTCCAAATCTAAGTCTGAGGGCAAAGAGCACACGTCTCGCAGCCGACGAAGGAAAAGAGAGAGAAAACAGAGTGAGAAGTGTGGGAACTTCTTAATCGAAACTAATTCTACTGTAGACAAGAACGCCATACAAATACTTAAAGACAAGAAAGTCTACCCGACGTGGCACGAACCTAATCGAGACGACAATTTCGCTTGGAAATTACATTTGAAAACTTTGTTGTATGAAAAGATATGCCTCGCTTACGCTATACTAGCTGAATACAGCTATGTGAACGAGCAATATGGCTTCTCCCTCAAATATATAGACATGGCAAGCAAATGCCAGAAATTGCTATCGAATATGATAATCAAGAGTAAGGTGGTTGACCCTGGTTGTCTACTGGGTCGTGTGGGAGATAACTTCTTCCAGATGTCGAAGAACTGGCATCGTATGGAGCAGTTCAAGAAGCAGTTTGGTACCGACCATGATATTGACGCCAAGATCCGTCTGGAGCTGGAAAATGATATGACTGAGGAAGTTGAACATGCTGTTAATGATGAGTTTGAGTTGG ACATATCCCTGCCGTCAAGCGAGGTGTCCGCGATGTTGAAGTCGATGTCTGCGTACCGCCTGGCGGCGTCAGTgccggcgccgcgccgcgccgagCTGCTGCGCCGCCTCGCGTCCGTCGGCAACGAACTCGCCGTCAGGCATATGAATGATGGACAGC AACTATACGCGAAATACACAGAAGAAGAGGACCCTGAGTCTCGGAAAGCGAAACTCCTGCTGAAACAGTTCGTGTCGACGTCTCGCAAGTCCCTCGAGTGCCTGGACGAGGCGACCGAGATATTCAAGCAAGTGAACGACATCCCCAACTTGGCACTGCTGTACTGCAACAAGGGCAGGTACCTCAGGTACCGCGTGCATTGTGACCAGGGAGGCTTCAC GCAAGAGAAACGTCGTATGTACAACGAGGCGGAGCAGCTGTACCAGGCGGCGCTGGGTCTGCTGGGCCCGCGCGAGGCCTGCGGCGCCGCCTCCGTCTGGGAGCTGGTCGCCTGGGAACTGTCCTGCCACGTCTACACGCGCGCCGTGCTCATGCAGGACTCCACCGACAGTGCTTTC GAAGTATCAGAAGTATCGGATGCTCTGAAGCACGCGCTGAAGCACTGCCTGCTGAGCCCGGGCCCGCGGCAGTACCTCTACCAGTTCCGAGCCGCCATGATATACCACCGACTTGGCTCGCTGTACCATTCGCAGTATCG CCTGACGTCAGAGGAAGGTCCCCGGCGCCGCACCCTGTTCGTGGCGTGCCGCAGCCACTACGAGCAGGCCAGCAACTTGTTCGCCGCGCTGGAGGACGCCAACATGTTCCTCACCGTGCAGATGGAACATGTCGCTCTGCTAGAGGGCCAGGCTGTGT TATCACCCAACCTGAAGCTCAAGTCTCTTCAGTCAGCCGTCCAACTCCTACGTCAGTCGCACTCTATAATGAAAGTGTTGAAAGAAAAGGACCCAGAGGAGAAGGAGAAAATAGAAGAAACAGATGAGAAAAACTTGAAAGGGGAATTTAGTCTCCTGTGTCTCTACGAGTCAAGATTGCATTTTATACTTAAG
- the LOC118270346 gene encoding zinc finger protein on ecdysone puffs isoform X2 — translation MANRRPQSNGGRRMDFQRNDRGKNFGRSGVSPWQGSGPGGGMPNLLPLSGGSTEATLALANNIINLLQPRQNPVPSLLDMPIRRDFGPNMGRYDRGYGPTRMGNQGNFRRTGTYNRSGERVNNNRKPYRPNDGQRQQNKSSPKKEADSKAKPVKESENEEKNDAASTEQDKEKAEDTKKEAPKTRYDDINPQLLKCHICNKSMWDGRSFENHLSGRAHAIMMTKTAESYALTADTMRQEFKIREMKRTRKAGQQPARDFYCAMCDMYAADGAIHRTTVGHRKLKKYLHPTCTSCHKEMPTRIELDEHRLTAEHLRNMQDKQEIITKPKPEVMVISTLNMEQLYLREDRQRRRRNDDKNGTDKDGEDAEAKDGEGENQDEAKNEGEGEAKPEGDAEEKKSKLDNDKTILDYKEGDDLTGATQDMFPAYSTERGVGGSFLSEFRCIQCSLCRKLLDTDETAQVHLRTWRHHQLFTRLLAEKSGTQLGNETSNNKRSLDTDENSDAKRRKVDDEAEQNGHDHDEENKDEEVLDSAAEDSILNKDDGEGGDGGEDMENWEQTVDEILEDETTAPVKEEKPAPEPPKQEEPVKPEPEKPKTPPPVVQAAAVVERPRGSPRGRGRGRGRGRGRY, via the exons ATGGCGAATCGTAGACCGCAAAGCAACGGTGGGCGTCGCATGGATTTTCAACGCAATGATCGCGGGAAGAACTTCGGGCGCAGCGGAGTGTCGCCGTGGCAGGGCAGTGGCCCTGGCGGCGGCATGCCCAACCTGCTCCCTTTGTCGGGGGGCTCCACTGAGGCCACTCTGGCTCTAGCCAACAACATCATCAATCTGCTACAACCTCGTCAGAACCCTGTCCCCTCACTCCTCGACATGCCTATCAGACGTGATTTCGGACCCAACATGGGTCGGTATGATCGTGGTTATGGACCTACCAGG ATGGGCAATCAAGGTAATTTCCGGCGTACGGGAACTTACAATCGCTCCGGTGAGCGTGTCAACAACAATCGTAAACCATATAGGCCCAATGATGGGCAAAGGCAACAAAACAAGAGTTCCCCGAAAAAGGAGGCCGATTCAAAGGCTAAACCTGTTAAGGAGAG TGAAAACGAAGAGAAGAATGATGCTGCCTCAACTGAGCAAGATAAGGAAAAGGCTGAGGACACCAAGAAGGAGGCTCCGAAGACCAGATATGATGACATTAACCCTCAGCTACTGAAGTGTCACATCTGTAACAAGAGCATGTGGGATGGCAGGTCCTTTGAAAACCATCTCAGTGGACGAGCTCATGCTATCATGATGACGAAGACTGCGGAGAGCTATGCGCTCACTGCTGACACCATGCGTCAGGAGTTTAag ATCCGCGAGATGAAACGCACCCGCAAAGCCGGGCAGCAGCCGGCCCGCGACTTCTACTGCGCGATGTGTGACATGTACGCGGCCGACGGAGCCATACACCGCACCACCGTCGGACATCGCAAGCTGAAGAAGTACCTGCACCCCACCTGCACATCCTGCCACAAGGAGATGCCTACCAGGATCGAGCTTGATGAGCACCGCCTCACTGCCGAGCATTTGAGGAATATGCAAGACAAGCAGGAGATTATTACCAAGCCTAAGCCTGAAG TAATGGTGATCTCGACCCTGAACATGGAGCAGCTGTACCTGCGCGAGGACAGGCAGCGTCGGCGCCGCAACGACGACAAGAACGGAACCGACAAGGATGGGGAGGATGCTGAAGCCAAGGATGGAGAGGGAGAGAACCAG GATGAAGCTAAGAATGAGGGTGAAGGTGAGGCCAAACCCGAGGGTGATGCGGAGGAGAAAAAATCCAAACTGGACAATGATAAGACCATCTTGGACTACAAGGAGGGAGACGATCTCACTGGAGCCACACAGGATATGTTCCCGGCTTACAG CACTGAGCGTGGTGTAGGCGGTTCATTCCTGTCCGAGTTCCGCTGCATACAGTGCAGTCTCTGCCGCAAGCTGCTGGATACTGATGAGACCGCGCAGGTACATCTCCGCACCTGGAGGCACCATCAACTCTTCACCAGGCTTCTGGCTGAGAAGAGCGGCACCCAACTG GGAAATGAGACATCCAATAACAAGAGGTCGTTGGACACCGATGAGAATTCTGATGCCAAGCGTCGCAAGGTTGATGATGAAGCCGAGCAGAACGGCCATGATCATGATGAAGAAAACAAGG aTGAGGAAGTCCTGGACTCGGCTGCAGAGGACTCCATCCTGAACAAGGATGATGGTGAGGGTGGGGACGGTGGCGAGGACATGGAGAACTGGGAGCAGACCGTCGATGAGATCTTGGAGGATGAGACTActg CCCCAGTAAAAGAAGAGAAGCCAGCACCTGAGCCACCAAAGCAGGAGGAACCAGTGAAGCCGGAGCCGGAGAAGCCAAAGACTCCGCCACCAGTAGTCCAGGCCGCCGCCGTCGTCGAGAGGCCCCGGGGCTCCCCGCGTGGACGCGGCCGTGGCCGAGGAAGGGGCCGTGGTCGGTATTAG
- the LOC118270346 gene encoding zinc finger protein on ecdysone puffs isoform X1 — protein MANRRPQSNGGRRMDFQRNDRGKNFGRSGVSPWQGSGPGGGMPNLLPLSGGSTEATLALANNIINLLQPRQNPVPSLLDMPIRRDFGPNMGRYDRGYGPTRMGNQGNFRRTGTYNRSGERVNNNRKPYRPNDGQRQQNKSSPKKEADSKAKPVKESKPSRSENEEKNDAASTEQDKEKAEDTKKEAPKTRYDDINPQLLKCHICNKSMWDGRSFENHLSGRAHAIMMTKTAESYALTADTMRQEFKIREMKRTRKAGQQPARDFYCAMCDMYAADGAIHRTTVGHRKLKKYLHPTCTSCHKEMPTRIELDEHRLTAEHLRNMQDKQEIITKPKPEVMVISTLNMEQLYLREDRQRRRRNDDKNGTDKDGEDAEAKDGEGENQDEAKNEGEGEAKPEGDAEEKKSKLDNDKTILDYKEGDDLTGATQDMFPAYSTERGVGGSFLSEFRCIQCSLCRKLLDTDETAQVHLRTWRHHQLFTRLLAEKSGTQLGNETSNNKRSLDTDENSDAKRRKVDDEAEQNGHDHDEENKDEEVLDSAAEDSILNKDDGEGGDGGEDMENWEQTVDEILEDETTAPVKEEKPAPEPPKQEEPVKPEPEKPKTPPPVVQAAAVVERPRGSPRGRGRGRGRGRGRY, from the exons ATGGCGAATCGTAGACCGCAAAGCAACGGTGGGCGTCGCATGGATTTTCAACGCAATGATCGCGGGAAGAACTTCGGGCGCAGCGGAGTGTCGCCGTGGCAGGGCAGTGGCCCTGGCGGCGGCATGCCCAACCTGCTCCCTTTGTCGGGGGGCTCCACTGAGGCCACTCTGGCTCTAGCCAACAACATCATCAATCTGCTACAACCTCGTCAGAACCCTGTCCCCTCACTCCTCGACATGCCTATCAGACGTGATTTCGGACCCAACATGGGTCGGTATGATCGTGGTTATGGACCTACCAGG ATGGGCAATCAAGGTAATTTCCGGCGTACGGGAACTTACAATCGCTCCGGTGAGCGTGTCAACAACAATCGTAAACCATATAGGCCCAATGATGGGCAAAGGCAACAAAACAAGAGTTCCCCGAAAAAGGAGGCCGATTCAAAGGCTAAACCTGTTAAGGAGAG CAAACCATCCCGCAGTGAAAACGAAGAGAAGAATGATGCTGCCTCAACTGAGCAAGATAAGGAAAAGGCTGAGGACACCAAGAAGGAGGCTCCGAAGACCAGATATGATGACATTAACCCTCAGCTACTGAAGTGTCACATCTGTAACAAGAGCATGTGGGATGGCAGGTCCTTTGAAAACCATCTCAGTGGACGAGCTCATGCTATCATGATGACGAAGACTGCGGAGAGCTATGCGCTCACTGCTGACACCATGCGTCAGGAGTTTAag ATCCGCGAGATGAAACGCACCCGCAAAGCCGGGCAGCAGCCGGCCCGCGACTTCTACTGCGCGATGTGTGACATGTACGCGGCCGACGGAGCCATACACCGCACCACCGTCGGACATCGCAAGCTGAAGAAGTACCTGCACCCCACCTGCACATCCTGCCACAAGGAGATGCCTACCAGGATCGAGCTTGATGAGCACCGCCTCACTGCCGAGCATTTGAGGAATATGCAAGACAAGCAGGAGATTATTACCAAGCCTAAGCCTGAAG TAATGGTGATCTCGACCCTGAACATGGAGCAGCTGTACCTGCGCGAGGACAGGCAGCGTCGGCGCCGCAACGACGACAAGAACGGAACCGACAAGGATGGGGAGGATGCTGAAGCCAAGGATGGAGAGGGAGAGAACCAG GATGAAGCTAAGAATGAGGGTGAAGGTGAGGCCAAACCCGAGGGTGATGCGGAGGAGAAAAAATCCAAACTGGACAATGATAAGACCATCTTGGACTACAAGGAGGGAGACGATCTCACTGGAGCCACACAGGATATGTTCCCGGCTTACAG CACTGAGCGTGGTGTAGGCGGTTCATTCCTGTCCGAGTTCCGCTGCATACAGTGCAGTCTCTGCCGCAAGCTGCTGGATACTGATGAGACCGCGCAGGTACATCTCCGCACCTGGAGGCACCATCAACTCTTCACCAGGCTTCTGGCTGAGAAGAGCGGCACCCAACTG GGAAATGAGACATCCAATAACAAGAGGTCGTTGGACACCGATGAGAATTCTGATGCCAAGCGTCGCAAGGTTGATGATGAAGCCGAGCAGAACGGCCATGATCATGATGAAGAAAACAAGG aTGAGGAAGTCCTGGACTCGGCTGCAGAGGACTCCATCCTGAACAAGGATGATGGTGAGGGTGGGGACGGTGGCGAGGACATGGAGAACTGGGAGCAGACCGTCGATGAGATCTTGGAGGATGAGACTActg CCCCAGTAAAAGAAGAGAAGCCAGCACCTGAGCCACCAAAGCAGGAGGAACCAGTGAAGCCGGAGCCGGAGAAGCCAAAGACTCCGCCACCAGTAGTCCAGGCCGCCGCCGTCGTCGAGAGGCCCCGGGGCTCCCCGCGTGGACGCGGCCGTGGCCGAGGAAGGGGCCGTGGTCGGTATTAG
- the LOC118270346 gene encoding zinc finger protein on ecdysone puffs isoform X3, which produces MIVVMDLPGKPSRSENEEKNDAASTEQDKEKAEDTKKEAPKTRYDDINPQLLKCHICNKSMWDGRSFENHLSGRAHAIMMTKTAESYALTADTMRQEFKIREMKRTRKAGQQPARDFYCAMCDMYAADGAIHRTTVGHRKLKKYLHPTCTSCHKEMPTRIELDEHRLTAEHLRNMQDKQEIITKPKPEVMVISTLNMEQLYLREDRQRRRRNDDKNGTDKDGEDAEAKDGEGENQDEAKNEGEGEAKPEGDAEEKKSKLDNDKTILDYKEGDDLTGATQDMFPAYSTERGVGGSFLSEFRCIQCSLCRKLLDTDETAQVHLRTWRHHQLFTRLLAEKSGTQLGNETSNNKRSLDTDENSDAKRRKVDDEAEQNGHDHDEENKDEEVLDSAAEDSILNKDDGEGGDGGEDMENWEQTVDEILEDETTAPVKEEKPAPEPPKQEEPVKPEPEKPKTPPPVVQAAAVVERPRGSPRGRGRGRGRGRGRY; this is translated from the exons ATGATCGTGGTTATGGACCTACCAGG CAAACCATCCCGCAGTGAAAACGAAGAGAAGAATGATGCTGCCTCAACTGAGCAAGATAAGGAAAAGGCTGAGGACACCAAGAAGGAGGCTCCGAAGACCAGATATGATGACATTAACCCTCAGCTACTGAAGTGTCACATCTGTAACAAGAGCATGTGGGATGGCAGGTCCTTTGAAAACCATCTCAGTGGACGAGCTCATGCTATCATGATGACGAAGACTGCGGAGAGCTATGCGCTCACTGCTGACACCATGCGTCAGGAGTTTAag ATCCGCGAGATGAAACGCACCCGCAAAGCCGGGCAGCAGCCGGCCCGCGACTTCTACTGCGCGATGTGTGACATGTACGCGGCCGACGGAGCCATACACCGCACCACCGTCGGACATCGCAAGCTGAAGAAGTACCTGCACCCCACCTGCACATCCTGCCACAAGGAGATGCCTACCAGGATCGAGCTTGATGAGCACCGCCTCACTGCCGAGCATTTGAGGAATATGCAAGACAAGCAGGAGATTATTACCAAGCCTAAGCCTGAAG TAATGGTGATCTCGACCCTGAACATGGAGCAGCTGTACCTGCGCGAGGACAGGCAGCGTCGGCGCCGCAACGACGACAAGAACGGAACCGACAAGGATGGGGAGGATGCTGAAGCCAAGGATGGAGAGGGAGAGAACCAG GATGAAGCTAAGAATGAGGGTGAAGGTGAGGCCAAACCCGAGGGTGATGCGGAGGAGAAAAAATCCAAACTGGACAATGATAAGACCATCTTGGACTACAAGGAGGGAGACGATCTCACTGGAGCCACACAGGATATGTTCCCGGCTTACAG CACTGAGCGTGGTGTAGGCGGTTCATTCCTGTCCGAGTTCCGCTGCATACAGTGCAGTCTCTGCCGCAAGCTGCTGGATACTGATGAGACCGCGCAGGTACATCTCCGCACCTGGAGGCACCATCAACTCTTCACCAGGCTTCTGGCTGAGAAGAGCGGCACCCAACTG GGAAATGAGACATCCAATAACAAGAGGTCGTTGGACACCGATGAGAATTCTGATGCCAAGCGTCGCAAGGTTGATGATGAAGCCGAGCAGAACGGCCATGATCATGATGAAGAAAACAAGG aTGAGGAAGTCCTGGACTCGGCTGCAGAGGACTCCATCCTGAACAAGGATGATGGTGAGGGTGGGGACGGTGGCGAGGACATGGAGAACTGGGAGCAGACCGTCGATGAGATCTTGGAGGATGAGACTActg CCCCAGTAAAAGAAGAGAAGCCAGCACCTGAGCCACCAAAGCAGGAGGAACCAGTGAAGCCGGAGCCGGAGAAGCCAAAGACTCCGCCACCAGTAGTCCAGGCCGCCGCCGTCGTCGAGAGGCCCCGGGGCTCCCCGCGTGGACGCGGCCGTGGCCGAGGAAGGGGCCGTGGTCGGTATTAG